TTGAAGGGTGAGCTGTCGGGTATGCCCTTTCGCCGCGGCGTCGGCGGCAAAGGTGGCATGCCCAAGGATTTTGACCTCGCCGCCAACGGCCTGCGCCGTCTGCGCGTGCACAACGAAGGCGGGCTGTTGTTTGCGAGTTTCTCCGCCGATGTAGAGCCATTCGACCGATACTGCGGCTCCGAAGTGCTGAGTTACGTGCAACGCGAATTCTCCGGCAGACCGCTGAAAGTGCTCGGCTACAACCGCCAGATCATCACTGCAAACTGGAAGCTCTATTTCGAGAATCTCAAGGATCCCTATCACGCGACCCTGCTGCACGCGTTCTTCGTTACTTTCGGCCTGTGGCGGGCGGACGCCGAATCAGCATGCGTCTCGAGCGAAGATGGAAAGCACGGCGTGATGATCTCTCGCAATCGCGATCGAGCCGGCGTCGATGAGACCAGCACGCTCAGCAGCTTCCACAGCGAGCTAGTTCTGGAAGACAAGGACACTGTCACTCCAAGACGCGAGTTCGCGGATGGCAAGGTCGTCGGCATAACCCTGTTTCCCTGCGTAGTGCTGCAACAGCAAGCCAACACGCTTGCCACAAGGCACCTGATTCCGATCTCGCCCTCGCAAGTCGAACTGACCTGGACCTTCTTCGGTTACGCCGATGATGATGAAGCCATGACGCGGCTGCGATTGCGACACGCGAATCTCATGGGTCCGGCGGGCTACGTCTCGATGGACGACAGCGAAGTGCTGAATCAGACCCAGATCGGTGCAACAGCCTGCCCCGATGACCGCGCCGTGCTCGAGATGGGCGGTAAGACCGCGGACAATTGTGACCACATGGTTTCTGAGACTCTGATCCGCGCTTTCTACAACTATTACCGTACTGTGATGGGCCTGTAGCTTGAGCGACGAATGGGTGCGGGTGGCTTCCGTGACCGACCTTCCCACCGGAGAAGTACGGCAGGTGGCGCTCGGGGACATCCCGGTGGCGATCTATAACATCGGCGGCAAGATCTTCGCGACCGAAGACCGCTGCCCACACGACCGCGCATTCATGTCCGAGGGATATCTCGAGGATGACCACATCGAATGCCCGATGCACCAAGCGCTCTTCCATGTTCCAACGGGTAAGGTGATGCGAGGTCCCGCGAAGGTGGACCTGCGCACTTTCGAGGCGACCGTGCGCGGCGATGACATCCTACTCAAGCCGCGTTAAAGGAACCGACACCATGTCTCACGACGTGCCCCGCATGGACCTGGCAGAGATCGACGAGAAGCTGCGCCCGCTGCTGCAGGCGATGAGCGAACGCGTGGGCTATTTTGGGGAGTTCCTGCAGTTCACGGCACACACACCGACGGTACTGCACAACTTTTTCGAGTTCACTTCGGCGATGAAGGGACTACTGCCGGATCGGCTAAACGAAGCGATCGCGCTGACCGTGTGTACCGAACTAAAATGCACCTACGAACGCATTCAACATGAGCGGCTGTGCGAGCGGCTGCAACTTCCGCGCGGCTGGATCGCAGCATTGACCGGCCACCAGCTTGCGGAGCCTGCGCTTCTCGAGGCAGACGATCTTGCGGTGCGCGATCTTGCACTTGCCGTGATTCGCCATTCAGGCGCGGACGTCAATGTAGAATTGAATCGGGTCGTGGCGCAACTTGGCTCGCAGGGTGCCGTCGCGTGCCTGTGGCAGACCACGCGTTTTCAGATGATCGCGACCCTAGTGCGCTCCCTAGAAATGTCGCTGCCAGTCGCCTCAATCTTTGAGCAATGAATCTCGCGAGCCTTGTGCATCGCATTGCACGGCGCGCGCCAGACACTCCCGCTATTGCGATCGGCGCGAAGCCTCATCTCTGTTACGGCGCGCTGTCACTGCGCATTGCCAGACTCGGCGGTGCGCTCTCGCAAGCTTATGGCCTGCAGCGTGGTGCGCGAGTTGCACTGATCATGGAAAACTCGACAACTTATCTGGAGCTGATGTACGGGATCTGGCACGCAGGCATGACGGCCGTTCCCATCAACAGCCGGCTGCACGGCAAAGAGATTGCAGTGGCGTGCGACGATGCCGGTATCGCGCTCGCTTTCTGCAGCAGCCGCACCGCGTCAGTTGCAAACGAAGCGATCGAGCAAAGCGACGCCCTGAAGCGAGTCGTCGAAGTCGATGGGCGGGAATTTCGTGCGCTGGCTTCGAGCGATGCCGTGGAGATGGCCGAGACTAAAGCCACGGATTGCGCCTGGCTTTTTTTTACTAGCGGAACGACCGGCCGCTCCAAAGGGGCGATGCTGAGCTCGCGCAATCTGATGGCGATGAGTGCGGCATTCGTTGCCGATGTTTTCTATCCGTCGCGCGGCGCATGCATCCTGCATCCCGCACCGCTATCGCACGGGTCCGGGCTTTATAGCATTCCCTACATGATGCGCGGCAGCTTGCAAGTGATCCCGGAATCCGGCGGGTTTGATCCCGTCGAGATTGGCGGGCTGCTCGCCCACTATCCTCATAGTCTCTTTTTTGCGGCACCAACTATGGTCAAGCGGCTGGTTGACGAGCCTATCGATTACGCGGTGCGCAATCTCGACGCCGTCGTGTACGGCGGCGGCCCGATGTATCTCGCCGATTGCCGCACTGCGCTCGATCGCTTCGATCATCGCTTGGCGCAGATCTTCGGCCAAGGTGAGACGCCCATGACAATCACTGTGCTCGATCAGTTGGCGCACGCCGATGTCGAGCATCCGCGCTATCTGCAGAGGCTCGAATCAGTAGGGCTGCCGCATTCCTTCGTGAGTCTCAGGGTGGCGGATAGTGAGGATCGCCCCGTGCCCAAGGGCGAGCCTGGTGAAATTCTCGTCAAGGGCGATACGGTCATGGCGGGATACTGGGGGCTT
The DNA window shown above is from Planctomycetia bacterium and carries:
- a CDS encoding aromatic ring-hydroxylating dioxygenase subunit alpha codes for the protein MSEQPLEVPESRAWPQEGSTTRVPYWIYSDPEIYKREMERIFRGPVWCYVGLDAEIPKPGDYKTTWIGDRPVIVVRDEDSSINVVENRCAHRGARLCWAPRGNSSEFKCPYHHWSYTLKGELSGMPFRRGVGGKGGMPKDFDLAANGLRRLRVHNEGGLLFASFSADVEPFDRYCGSEVLSYVQREFSGRPLKVLGYNRQIITANWKLYFENLKDPYHATLLHAFFVTFGLWRADAESACVSSEDGKHGVMISRNRDRAGVDETSTLSSFHSELVLEDKDTVTPRREFADGKVVGITLFPCVVLQQQANTLATRHLIPISPSQVELTWTFFGYADDDEAMTRLRLRHANLMGPAGYVSMDDSEVLNQTQIGATACPDDRAVLEMGGKTADNCDHMVSETLIRAFYNYYRTVMGL
- a CDS encoding non-heme iron oxygenase ferredoxin subunit, translating into MSDEWVRVASVTDLPTGEVRQVALGDIPVAIYNIGGKIFATEDRCPHDRAFMSEGYLEDDHIECPMHQALFHVPTGKVMRGPAKVDLRTFEATVRGDDILLKPR
- a CDS encoding AMP-binding protein; translated protein: MNLASLVHRIARRAPDTPAIAIGAKPHLCYGALSLRIARLGGALSQAYGLQRGARVALIMENSTTYLELMYGIWHAGMTAVPINSRLHGKEIAVACDDAGIALAFCSSRTASVANEAIEQSDALKRVVEVDGREFRALASSDAVEMAETKATDCAWLFFTSGTTGRSKGAMLSSRNLMAMSAAFVADVFYPSRGACILHPAPLSHGSGLYSIPYMMRGSLQVIPESGGFDPVEIGGLLAHYPHSLFFAAPTMVKRLVDEPIDYAVRNLDAVVYGGGPMYLADCRTALDRFDHRLAQIFGQGETPMTITVLDQLAHADVEHPRYLQRLESVGLPHSFVSLRVADSEDRPVPKGEPGEILVKGDTVMAGYWGLEDASAATLRGGWLHTGDIGILDGDGFLTLRDRSKDVIISGGSNIYPREVEEVLQSHPQVREVAVIGKPDDEWGETVCAFVVASDSSGAIISELDQLCLQNIARFKRPRQYRFIEELPKNAYGKVVKTSLRELLKA